The following are encoded together in the Luteitalea sp. genome:
- a CDS encoding sigma-70 family RNA polymerase sigma factor: MRGTSPNFYAEFTALPVPFGSVGAITREYGMTDSELVARISQGDEPAFLVVYERYGDAIYRVAYRMLGDVGLAEDIRHECFMTFVRRPERFDPARASLRTFLLAITRHLSLAARRRRSRGEGVDVADEAVPDGTRPDPLRHLLRNEVRERVRAAVATLPMLQREALVLVDYEGVSLAEAAAVAGADIGTLKARLHRARAALRRILIRDALRSSESRQRSRA; encoded by the coding sequence ATGCGCGGGACCTCACCGAACTTTTACGCCGAGTTTACGGCACTACCCGTACCCTTTGGGTCTGTCGGAGCAATTACTAGAGAGTACGGGATGACGGACAGCGAACTCGTAGCGCGAATCTCTCAGGGCGATGAGCCGGCCTTTCTCGTGGTGTACGAGCGATACGGCGACGCGATTTATCGGGTCGCGTATCGCATGCTTGGCGACGTTGGCCTCGCGGAGGATATCCGCCACGAGTGCTTCATGACGTTCGTGCGGCGACCCGAACGCTTCGACCCCGCGCGAGCGTCCTTGCGAACGTTCCTGCTCGCCATCACGAGGCATCTGTCACTCGCAGCGCGGCGGCGTCGGTCGAGAGGTGAAGGCGTCGACGTCGCCGACGAGGCCGTCCCGGATGGCACGCGACCCGACCCGCTCCGCCATCTGCTGCGCAACGAAGTGCGAGAGCGCGTACGCGCTGCGGTCGCAACCCTGCCGATGCTGCAGCGTGAGGCGCTCGTGCTCGTGGATTACGAAGGGGTGTCACTCGCGGAAGCCGCCGCGGTCGCGGGGGCGGACATCGGCACCCTCAAGGCGCGTCTGCATCGTGCGCGTGCAGCGCTGCGACGGATCTTGATCCGAGACGCCTTGCGGAGCTCGGAAAGCCGTCAGCGGAGCCGGGCATGA